The Streptomyces sp. NBC_00435 nucleotide sequence ATCTGACTAAGGTCATGGCATGAGTACGCAACTGCGCGCCGGCGGCGCCGAGGTGACCATCGACCAGGAGAACGGCTGCCGGATCAGCAGTCTGCGCATCGACGGGACGGAGCTGCTGCGGCAGGGGGAGCACTACGGGTCCTTCCCGATGGTCCCCTGGTGCGGGCGGACCAGGAACGGGCAGTTCCAGGACGGTGCGACCCTGCACCAGCTGCCGCTCAACCACCCGCCGCACGCCATCCACGGCTTCGGCCGCGATGCCGCCTGGCGCCGGGCCCGGGCCACGGACACCGAGGCCGCGTTCACGTACCCGCTCGCCGACCCGTGGCCCTACGAGGGCCTCGTCACCCAGATCTTCGAGCTCGGCGAGAACGCGCTGACCCTGACCATGGGCATCGAGACCTACGGGGACTCCTTCCCGGCGCAGGCCGGCTGGCACCCCTGGTTCCACCGCAACCTCGGCAACGGCGGCGAGGACGTGCGCATCGAATTCGACGCGGCATGGCAGGAGGAGCGCGGCGACGACCACCTCCCCACCGGCAACCGCATCGACCCCGAGCCCGGTCCCTGGGACGACTGCTTCGGCATGCCCTACGGCGTCGACGTCACCCTCACGTGGCCCGATGCGCTGGAGCTGAAGGTCGCCAGCCGCTCCGAATGGGTCGTCGTCTACGACGAGGAGCCCGAGGCCGTCTGCGTGGAGCCGCAGTCGGGCCCGCCGAACGGGCTGAACAGCCTCCCGCAGCTGGTCACCCCGGTGGACCCGCTGGAGATCTCCACGACGTGGACGTGGCGGCGCCTGGGGTAGCGCCCAATTAAGCTCGGGGCCATGAGTGACGTACGCGATGCGCTTCTGCAGCAGATCAAGGACAAGGCCGTCGTGCACGGCAAGGTGATCCTCTCCTCCGGCCGCGAGGCCGACTACTACATCGACCTCCGCCGGATCACCCTGGACGGCGAGGCGGCCCCCCTGGTCGGCCAGGTCATGCTCGACCTCACCGCCGACCTGGAGTTCGACTGCGTCGGCGGCCTGACCCTGGGCGCCGACCCGGTCGCCACTTCGATGCTGCACGCCTCCGCCGCGCGCGGGGCGCGCCTGGACGCCTTCGTGGTCCGCAAGGCGCAGAAGGCGCACGGCATGCAGCGCCGTATCGAGGGCACCGACGTGAAGGGCAAGCGCTGCCTGGTGGTCGAGGACACCTCGACCACCGGCGGTTCCCCGCTGACCGCCGTCGAGGCGGTCCGCGAGGCCGGCGGCGAGGTCGTCGCCGTCGCGACGATCGTCGACCGCGGCGCGGCCGACGCCATCGCCGCGGCCGGCCTGCCCTACCTCACGGGCTACCAGCTGGGCGACCTCGGTCTGTCCTAGTCCTCGGACGCCGGGCCGTGCTTTCGCACAACTGGTGACTTAGGTCCCCAGGAGTCCTGAAGCAGGTCCTGACCTGCGGTTTTCCGGCGGGGTGGAGTGTTTCACGTGAAACACTCCACCTGGTTCGGCCCGCGCGCCGCCTCCACCGAGGTGGAGTGTGCCGCGGAGTCTGGAAAGATGGCCACGACGGCAACGTCGCCCCCAGGTCAGGGCCCGCAATAAGCACACTCCCCGCACATCCAAGGAGCGGACAGATGCCCATCGCAACCCCCGAGGTCTACAACGAGATGCTCGACCGGGCGAAGGCAGGCAAGTTTGCCTACCCGGCGATCAACGTGACCTCGACCCAGACCCTGCACGCTGCGCTGCGCGGCTTCGCGGAGGCCGAGAGCGACGGCATCATCCAGATCTCCACCGGTGGTGCGGAGTTCCTGGGTGGCCAGTACAACAAGGACATGGTCACCGGCGCCGCCGCCCTGGCCGAGTTCGCGCACATCGTGGCCGCCAAGTACGACATCACCGTCGCGCTGCACACGGACCACTGCCCCAAGGACAAGCTGGACACCTACGTCCGCCCGCTGATCGAGATCTCCGCCGAGCGCGTGGCCCGCGGTCTGAACCCGCTCTTCCAGTCGCACATGTGGGACGGCTCCGCCGAGACCCTGGCCGACAACCTGGCCATCGGCCAGGAGCTGCTGGCCAAGGCCGCCGCCGCGAAGATCATCCTCGAGGTCGAGATCACCCCGACCGGTGGCGAGGAGGACGGCGTCAGCCACGAGATCAACGACGAGCTGTACACCACCGTCGACGACGCGCTGCGCACCGCAGAGGCCCTGGGCCTGGGCGAGAAGGGCCGCTACCTGCTGGCCGCCTCCTTCGGCAACGTGCACGGCGTCTACAAGCCGGGCAACGTCGTCCTGCGCCCCGAGCTCCTCAAGGACCTCCAGGCCGGTGTCGGCGAGAAGTACGGCAAGTCCTCGCCGTTCGACTTCGTCTTCCACGGCGGCTCGGGCTCCACGGCCGAGGAGATCGCCACCGCGCTGGAGAACGGCGTCGTGAAGATGAACCTCGACACCGACACCCAGTACGCCTTCACCCGCCCGGTCGTGGACCACATGTTCCGCAACTACGACGCGGTCCTGAAGGTCGACGGCGAGGTCGGCACCAAGTCCAAGTACGACCCCCGCACGTGGGGCAAGGCCGCCGAGGCCGGCATGGCCGCGCGCGTCACCGAGGCCTGCGCGAACCTGCGTTCCACGGGCACCAAGCTCAAGTAGTCGCCGAGCGGTT carries:
- a CDS encoding aldose epimerase family protein, which encodes MSTQLRAGGAEVTIDQENGCRISSLRIDGTELLRQGEHYGSFPMVPWCGRTRNGQFQDGATLHQLPLNHPPHAIHGFGRDAAWRRARATDTEAAFTYPLADPWPYEGLVTQIFELGENALTLTMGIETYGDSFPAQAGWHPWFHRNLGNGGEDVRIEFDAAWQEERGDDHLPTGNRIDPEPGPWDDCFGMPYGVDVTLTWPDALELKVASRSEWVVVYDEEPEAVCVEPQSGPPNGLNSLPQLVTPVDPLEISTTWTWRRLG
- the pyrE gene encoding orotate phosphoribosyltransferase, which codes for MSDVRDALLQQIKDKAVVHGKVILSSGREADYYIDLRRITLDGEAAPLVGQVMLDLTADLEFDCVGGLTLGADPVATSMLHASAARGARLDAFVVRKAQKAHGMQRRIEGTDVKGKRCLVVEDTSTTGGSPLTAVEAVREAGGEVVAVATIVDRGAADAIAAAGLPYLTGYQLGDLGLS
- the fbaA gene encoding class II fructose-bisphosphate aldolase; protein product: MPIATPEVYNEMLDRAKAGKFAYPAINVTSTQTLHAALRGFAEAESDGIIQISTGGAEFLGGQYNKDMVTGAAALAEFAHIVAAKYDITVALHTDHCPKDKLDTYVRPLIEISAERVARGLNPLFQSHMWDGSAETLADNLAIGQELLAKAAAAKIILEVEITPTGGEEDGVSHEINDELYTTVDDALRTAEALGLGEKGRYLLAASFGNVHGVYKPGNVVLRPELLKDLQAGVGEKYGKSSPFDFVFHGGSGSTAEEIATALENGVVKMNLDTDTQYAFTRPVVDHMFRNYDAVLKVDGEVGTKSKYDPRTWGKAAEAGMAARVTEACANLRSTGTKLK